The DNA window TGAGACATGAACAGCCATGCCAGCTAAAAGAAAATCTGGCTTACATAGTATTCAGGCAGCTTCATGCTCTGCTGTGGAATATTCGGATTGGACTAATTACTAAGTTGCATCTTCATCCTCGTCATCAAAGACATTTCTTAAGTTTATGTAAGGTTCACACCATTTAAAGAAGGTTTCGGCTGACAATATTAATCATGATTTTAATACTGTGTTATGAAATTATTCTgggtttttagaaatttagaaaCTAAGCATTCTATCATGTTATTGTGTTATGAAATTATTATGGGTTTTTGGAATTTACAAACTAAGCattctattttgtttttaaaattttacatctCAGGTTTGCAATTACTAAAACAGCCACAACagcagaaaaaattaaaaaaataaaacaagcgCGTATTAAATGTGCATCTAAAGTTCTCCGAGTTTAAGATAATTTTATCAACCGTTATTGTACCCTTGTTTATGGATCATCGGCAGGAGATTTTGTGTCAAGACAAGCTGGAATAATATGAAGAATGTGAAGGAAATAAAGATGCTGCACTTGCATTGATGCGTGTGAAGCCAAAAATTGATGGATATGAAGAATCTCTGTACTCTATCATAAGTTTTGTGAACTCTATCAGGTTAATCAAAGAATAAAATTGATCTCACTTTCATTAAGCATAAGCATTTGGCACTGAATGTACAGTTTCATGTGGTAGGTGCTATCAATCTGGATGTACTTTGGTCGAATATCTTTCACCATCCCTCCGTAAGCTGATCTTGTTTTTGCCAATAGTACATCACCTGCTCGATATTCCAAATGTACAATTCGCGAATGTCAAGATTACAGTAGGTAATTTAACTGTTTATGTAATTGCATCTGCTATGTATTACCTTGTTATAGGACGAAAAATCGATTCTGGAACTTATGTCACTTGCTTATCAAATTGACCATTCTACGTTTGATTCTCCGACAAGGAAGTTGAGGATTTTGTTGCTATTGAATTTAGCAATGATTGTGTAGCAAGAAGGTTTTCCCTCAGAATGACATTGTAATTGTACATGTGCTGGAGATTCTTCTGGATATCAGAAATATCTGCTTCAGAGTCGGCTTTAAAGTCTGCAGCcaaaaaacaaacattaaacgAACAAGCAATGTAAAAGTGGCATAATATTGAGGACAGGCAGTAATCAGAAGGTTTCTAAGAGATACTACAAAATATGTTTACTTGTATATGAGTTTACTCTTATGTCCTATTTTCCTTCTTTTGGGTAAAGgggataattttaattaattaaaaattgaagcTTATTGTGCAAGCCTTCTGAAGGTTCTGTTGCTTTACAAATTGTCTAAAACCTATAAATAATCTGATTCCTCCATCAACAGAAGACGTAACAAGTtactataaaggcgaaatgatGTTACCTAGAGGTGGTGGCAAAGGAATGATGTTATCATCAGTACGTGAATGGGCTTGAGAGTGGGATGCTCCGTCATGCAAGTTAGCTGAATGCTGCCGGATTCCATCTTTTGCAGAGCCAAGAGCTCCACCTTTGACAGACTGCAAAACATATAGAGGGTACACTCAATTTGTGTTTAGGATCAATAAAATATCTTCTTAACAACAAATTAGAGAACTAGTCAAAATTATCAAAGAATAGAAAAATGCTCAAGTGTGAAGGAAACAAGCCAACATACAAATTCTCCTGCAGAATCAACATTTACCCCTTCCGTGTTCAACGTGTATCTGGCTACAGTAAGTTCGACTCCCTGGGTATCAGTTTGTCCTTGTACAACATTCTGCACAGTAAAAAAATAGTTGATTCAGGCAGAGGAAGAAAATAAGACCTAAATATGTAGTAATAAAGAATCTCAAGGTAGACTGCAGAAGCATTACCTTTTCACTAGGTTTGCTAGCTTTTTTGTTTAGAACGATGCTGTCTGTTCTAGTTCTGAATTTCCCACTCCATGAGGATCCACTGCGACGTGCGGATCCATTGGTGCGAATAGAAGGCCCCGTGATACAATTACAACTTGAGTCATGTTTGCTCTTATTGAGGTCATCATCCATTGTGCTAATACCCCATCTATATCTCACATATCTCCGCAACTACTTAACATAAGAATATACACATACATCCATTATCTAATTCTGTGACTAAAAAGTACAATGAATCTCATCGTAAGAAGAGAAATCGAAGCTGCTCTGATGGAAAATAACTTACTTTATCCCAGTTAGTTTGCGCTTTTCGATGATTTCTTATGCTTAGCATTGTGGTATCTTCATTCCGCAGTCTTTTTATTCTGTACTCGCACTGCAACCAAGCAACAATACCATGAGATAAATGAGACTGCTCTGTTGAGATTACCTTTTTGTCATAGCAAAACTTAAAATATCCGAggactaaaaaaaaaattacaaataactATATTCCTCCGCCATATTGTTCTGTTCTGCAATAGCTTAAATGTCATTTACCATTTCCTAAAATTATGCAGAGTTACCACCACCGTCATGAGAGTAGTATGATTCTGCTACAACCCACCTTTATCCATCATgtctaaatattaaaataatgctTCTACATCATTGGTTTGCCacctttataataataattgcCTTACATCTTTCCAAATAATCGTCCACGCTCATCCTGACACCGCCAAGATTAGAACCTTGTAGAACAACcttttcaaatttcaatatCTCCAAAACATTATCGTCATATATCATGGGTGCTATGTCAGGTAGTGTTATGTTCTCAAAGGGATTTAATATAAAAGAATCTGTTGGAACCCTACTCCTCAAAGTAGAAACTAAATGCATAGTCCTAATTCTTCAATGTCTTTAATGTAAAACACTTTGTGACAGTTTTACAAATCCAGTATTTTGTTCTCACAATATGtctgataataataatattgtcataataaaagaaaCAAGGAACTCAAAAAATACTGTAGAAGGAGCAAGGAGCATACTTGCACCAGAAGgtagaaaaaaatgcaaatgctAACACAATATATGCCACCAAGATCTGCAAGGAAGCTCACTGCATTGCAAACAGAGGAAGCTGAGATATCAGATAATTTAGCATAAATATAGTATAAATAAAACTTGATTTACAATAACAGCGTTGCTGCAACCAAGGCAAATAGCAGCTGACAAAAAACACACATTTATTCTACAAAATGCGGTAGGGAAACAATGggcttttatttaaaaaattggattaatAAAGTTAGTATGAGTTAGCAAATGCCTAAATTTCCAACTCAACCCATAAATCAGGTTACTTTGGGAAGTGAAATAACTAAAAGAACAAAGAAATCATATTAGATGATGTCTAAATTGTCAGACCATCCTAAATTCAAGTTGATATAAGAAGAGTGAAACTGAAGAAATTAACCAACACAAAAGATTTGATCTTCCGTATACGTTAGATGTGAAACCCAACAAGCCCAACTCTCCATACTGCTCCATTCCTATACTTACTATACCTGCCTCTCCAGCTTGAAAAGAAGAACCACAGCAGTCTAGGTGTGCTATTCTAGCTTAGTTTAAGaagatattattttaattggaCCAAGAGAAAGTCATTAGCGTAATTTAAATGATTGGCatattattgattttatatagTTGCATCACAGCTTGACCTTTTTTCAGAGAAAGTACAATGCATCTTTTCTTGACCAGTAGCCATGTATGTGGATacacatatacaaatgtttaaaatgaacAAATATGCCAACCAtgtaaattgaacaaaaaaaaagtaagtaTATTAATTCTTTATATACGCAAAGAAAGATCACTTTTACAAAATAATAGGCAACCAAAACTATACTTTTTGGATAAATATATAGTATTTGAATGTTGAAACTAAATTAGGCATGCGCCCACATTCAATTTTGGATATCACATTCAGTCCAATTGTGGCTCAAGGGGATCTAAGTTCGTAATAGATGAAAAATGTGCAATTCAAAAAGCAACTAAGATATACGTGCATTGCCAAAACCACTTAACCAAATGAAAAAATGTAAACAAAGGGCATGTGCATACATAGGCGGAGCAAAGAGCTTACCAGGACCCATTATGTTTTGATTTTCGATCTCAACAACATAAGAAGAAAGGTAGTGGACATACAATGTGGTGTTGATTAGTCCATCAGCAGAAGTTGCGAGGGAGGCTTGGAGCTGAGCTGTATCACGAAAAAATGATCCCGGAGTAAACTCATGGAATAGAGGTTGGATAAGCCTTAAATGATGGAGATTATGGTATACGCGAGGAAATAGATTAAACTTCAATACGTTTGAATCTTTCCCTCTGAATGTTACTGGTCTATCATCAGAAGCGCTACCATTCTTGAGAGTCCCACTAACAAAACTAAAGTGCCTTTTATCAACATGATTTCTTGTGGTAAGGTTGAAGTGATAACCAACAGCACTAGCAGGAGCATTCGGGAGATCAATAAACTGCCATGAAATATACATATACTCTTTACTGATACGACAGTTGGTGCACTTAAAAGTTAGAGTTGGTCCTGTACTTGTGTTTTGGCAGATATAGGTCACAAGTTCCGAAAGTTTGACAACCCTATGGTCCATAAAGCCAGGGTTCCCAGTGACTAAAGTACCGAGACCACGTACATTTGAACAGCTCATGCTAGAAACAGCAGTTATATTAAATTCCATGTCATTATCAAAAGAAGCCAAATCTAGTGCATTTGTAGCTCTCACATTATTCACCTCAATGGATCTTTTTGATATGATCTGGTAAAGCAACCTGAGAAAAAACCGACAACTTAACTCAATAACTATTCATACAAGCAAGCAACAACAACATATCAAGAAATTGAaacaacttattaaaaatttagaaagccattatgtaatatatatactCACGCAGCAAATAAACCAGTAAAAAGAATCCAACTTGCCATGGAGAAAGTTCCACCCAATTCCGTTTTTCGCTTTACGACCACTTGTTGATCATCCTAACACACAAGCAAAACAAGAAAATCAAACCAAGTAAGTTTCAAACTACGAAATCAATAAATAAAGCAAAACTGCAATAATTATACGagacaaaatattaaataaccaaGCAATTAATAGAAACAGCCTTATTTTCTAATAAAGTTAGTAAATTCAGAGTTTCTCAAGTACTAATAATTATGTAAGCTGCAATAAACAAACTTAAACATACAATTAAAAGCTAAAAAAAACCAACGAGTTATAGCTTATTGGGCAGCATTCtgcaaggtcgtgggttcatttCCTCCCACGAGCGCTCACCTAATTatggaataaaaaaagataataaattgGATAAATATTACTTACAAGCCAATGCCTAGTAGAAAAGCAAACATCAAGACGACTAATCCACCATCTAattataaaccaaatatttttgcCATCATTATTATGCTTCATAAACCTCAAGAAACAGCAAAAGAAGAGCCAAAGAAACAATATCACTAAAGTTGCCTCTAAAAAAACGGCCTGAGACTGAGTAAACTTCTTAATAGTGTCAAAGTTGAATATCGTCTCAAAAAACGACACCGTGTTAGCCAGTCCGATGTCAGTCACGATTTCTGAGCTGGCGGTGAACGGAGTACACCTGTCGGTTGTGCGGTTGAGAAGCTGCCCTACTGGGCACGCGCAGAGGGTTGAGTTATAAGTGACGGAGCCGATAGGACAGCTCgtcattttactttttttttttaacaaagatcagaagaagaagaagaagacgacCAAGATTTTGAGAAATGGGTGGCTTCGCGTTGGGATTTTGTATCTgaatttaaagaatataatgatAATCCATTAAAGACACAGTAAAGAATCGAGAATTTTCACATGCGAAGGaacagagaaaaaaataaagagaactttctttatctttaattgattatttaattagaattttcgCATGGTAATGGCGTTTTTGGTTGATAATACTGTAGTTTGTGTTATTATTACATGCAGTGGTGTAAGTAAATGAGTTGATTACTCCCTAATTACTTGAAATccagtcaaaaaaaaaaatcgaatttCACTCTAAAAACTTGGAGTCAAACTTGAACACGAGGTGTTCAAATGTAATTGTACATTTGATATTCActtattatttacaaaattaaatactATACTCTAGTAAAGTgtattcaaatcaaataaaacggaaattattaattaatttgagaCAAATGGCATTATCTTCTTAcaaataataactttttaaatctttaaatttagatttattttattattatcatttaattGCTTGagtaatgatttttttattgaactcGAGTTTATTTGAGTCAATATTAAATACTAATTTGAATGTGGTTCGAGATTAAAGCCGAACAGAAGAATTTAAATTCGATATCGAACATATATAATTCATTGGAGTTCAGACTTGTGGAGCATAAGCTTGTTTATTAGCTGCAACCATTAAAAGAAGATAGAAACTAATCAACAATCATACATCTAGCAGTATAATGAAGTGCCAAGTGGGGGTCAAAGATTTTCGCAGCCATCTTTAAATCTAAAGTTTCATAATTATTAAAGTCAAATTACTAATAACTACTCCagagtttaaaattaaacagTATAAACAAGCTAAATTACAACTCTGACATTTCTGCAAATTCTTCAAAGGGTGAATAATATCCTTTGATTTTAGAGAAAAgattatttttacattttctcTTATGCCGACAATTCATAGTATTTCGAATGACAACAAAATAGAGGATTTGCTGGTTTATCAGACCTTATTTATCATCAATTTTGGAGCTTTCTTGGGTTGAAAATAAGTCAGCAGACAGACCACAACATGGTGTCTCCATTAATTAATTCCCTAAAACTTTTCAGAGTGCAAATACTTACAATATAGTAATGTAAATCTTTTGGAAGTTTTTCCTGACCATGAAGCTtggcaaatctataaaaaacAAAGACCCAAAAGCTTGACTTGAAATTATTATGAACGTACAAATTTAATGGGGAATGGAGAATATAAGGAAAGGAATGCAAAAGAATGGTCAGTATTCTCTTCTGCTGTTGATAAGGTCACTACCAAAATCATCATCATTTTCACACTGTTTTAACAATTCTTCAAAAGCAGGATTAAAAGCAACAGCTAACCGCAGATAATTTGCAGCTTCAGCTTTACGACCTTCGTTGTACAAACCACTGTCAACCAAGTTATCAAATACTTAGTTTATCGAATGTACGGTGAAGAATAACTTCaaatattttagtatttaaacCATTTTCAGTCAAACATGAAGAGGCCATTACGAACATTTCGGAAACTCATACCTTGCCAGAAATACTAGAGTGTCATAGTAATGGACTTTGCTCTTTGGGTCCTCTGGCTCTTCTAAACTGGCAACTCTTTGAAAGTGTTCAACTCCTTCTGCATTCTTCCCCTGTTGCAAACAGAAGATGAGGAATTGAACACGCTCTATATCCAATACgagcataatatttaaaagcCTTGCCGACCAATTCAAAATGAATCTTGGTTTCCACAAATATTAGAATctcaattaggattaatttatCCATGTTACTCGGAAACAATCATAGAAATGCTTTGGGTTCTCACCTGCCGTATACAGGCAACACCAGCCCACTGGGATGCAAGAATCTGGAGATCAACATCCTTCTTTTCTGTTGGATTTCCAGCAACAAATAGCTGATTGGCAATCAGAAATCATCTCTGATTAGTGAAGGAACATAGCGAGCAATTCAAAGAGAAAAAGTACGAGCACCAATTGATAGAAGCTAAATCTTGTGTCAAAGCCATctagttttcttttcttttcatataattattaaacaatGCTTTGAAAAACTAAAGTGCTACTGACCAAATGCATAAACAAGTAACCAATGTTATATCAGGTTTCCTAGAGGGTGGGCAGACATTATTTTACCATCATTCAGATTTAATGTTAATCAGAAGTCGTGCATACTACTTGCACAGAGCAGATTCTGTACCAACACAAACAAGGAAATGAAATGCAAAATTCAGG is part of the Mercurialis annua linkage group LG3, ddMerAnnu1.2, whole genome shotgun sequence genome and encodes:
- the LOC126674402 gene encoding uncharacterized protein LOC126674402; its protein translation is MTSCPIGSVTYNSTLCACPVGQLLNRTTDRCTPFTASSEIVTDIGLANTVSFFETIFNFDTIKKFTQSQAVFLEATLVILFLWLFFCCFLRFMKHNNDGKNIWFIIRWWISRLDVCFSTRHWLDDQQVVVKRKTELGGTFSMASWILFTGLFAALLYQIISKRSIEVNNVRATNALDLASFDNDMEFNITAVSSMSCSNVRGLGTLVTGNPGFMDHRVVKLSELVTYICQNTSTGPTLTFKCTNCRISKEYMYISWQFIDLPNAPASAVGYHFNLTTRNHVDKRHFSFVSGTLKNGSASDDRPVTFRGKDSNVLKFNLFPRVYHNLHHLRLIQPLFHEFTPGSFFRDTAQLQASLATSADGLINTTLYVHYLSSYVVEIENQNIMGPVSFLADLGGIYCVSICIFFYLLVQCEYRIKRLRNEDTTMLSIRNHRKAQTNWDKLRRYVRYRWGISTMDDDLNKSKHDSSCNCITGPSIRTNGSARRSGSSWSGKFRTRTDSIVLNKKASKPSEKNVVQGQTDTQGVELTVARYTLNTEGVNVDSAGEFSVKGGALGSAKDGIRQHSANLHDGASHSQAHSRTDDNIIPLPPPLDFKADSEADISDIQKNLQHMYNYNVILRENLLATQSLLNSIATKSSTSLSENQT